A stretch of DNA from bacterium:
AGCCCGCCCAAATCGTCCTTGAGCAGAACCTGTGCCCAGGTGGTTTGCGCGGGCAGTCCGCCGATCCGGTTGCCGATAGAACCCGTGATCTCGTCATGCAGAAGCGTACCGGGAAGTCCGCCGAAACCGTCAGCGGCGTACACATACACGCGAACCGGCGTGTGCAGCGTGTCGGGGATCGTCCGCGCGGCGGCGAAGCGCAATCCGCAGAGCACGTAGGGCACGGGCAGCGGTCCGAATTTCACCGCCCATCGGAAAAACGTCCCGTTGAGTTCGTTGGAATGATTGAACCGTTCGGCGGTTCCGTCGTCGTAACCGATCTCGGTTCCGCAAACCTCGCCCACGTCGAAAGAATAAAGACTGCCCGGCGCGGCGGCGGGAACCTTCGTGCTCAGTCCGACGTGATCCACCGACTGGACGTAGTATTCATAACTCCCGTTTGGAATCAGACCGAGATTCGCCGCGTATTCATCGGGATTGCCGGTGGCGGTCAACTCCAATGAGTCGAAGAACGTGCCTCCCGTTTCGCGGTAGAACATCTTGACGGCGGAGATCGTAAGAAAAGCGTAGGGACTGTAGGTAATCGCCGTGACCGTACCAGCACCCGGTTCAAAGTCAGCCAGTGCATCGTGGAAGAGCCGGGGCGGCGCGGAAGTGATCGTGAAATTGGCGTTTGAAATGTCGGTCAGTGCCGGAACCTCCACGCTGCTGATGCGCATGCGCGCGAGGGGCGTCGGGGGACCGATGACCGTCCAGAGCTCGTTGTCGTCGTTGGCGGCCGATGCGTACAGCTCTTCCCAGGTTCCGCCGGGATAGCTGCGGTTGATTTCGATTCGCACGTTCCCGGTGAAACCGCCGGACGACCAGACGATCTGCTGCGCGCTCCCCGCGTCCCATCGTTCGCCGCCGTTCGGCACCAGCAGCGTAACGAACGGATCGGCGACGGCGAAATTGCCGCTCGTAAGCCCGCTGATGCTCGTGTCATTGACGCTGCGGATGCGAATGCGGGCCAGCGAGGACACGGGCCCCGTCACCGCCCACACTTCGCTTCCGTCATTGGCGGTGGACGCCTGCAACGTTTCCCACGCGCCGCTTGGATAGTTGCGGTTGAGGTGAATGGCTACGTTGCTCGTGAAACCGGCCGACGTCCAGGTGATCGTCCGCGTTTGACCCACGAACCAGATCCCGCCGCCCAAGGGCGAGGTAATGTTGATGAACGGCGCGGCAATGGTGAAGTTTCCGCCCGACGTATCGCCGACGCTGGGCACGCTCAAACTGGTCACGCGGACGCGCGCCTGCGTGCTCACGCCGCCGCTCACCGTCCACGCTTGAATTCCGTCGTTGGCGGTGTTCGCGAACAGCGTTTCCCAGGTCGTTCCCGGATAGCCGCGGTTGAGCTCGATCTTGACGTTGCCCGAGAATCCCGCCGAAGCCCAGGTGATGTTCTGCGAATTCCCCGTGTACCACGTTTCGCCGCCGTCGGGCGCATTCACCGTGAGATAGGGAGTCACGATGACGTACAAGTCCGCCGTCATCGTCGAGGCGGAGTTGCTGATATTGCGGACCGCCACTTGCGTGTCGTTGAAGTTGTAGTCGCGGCTGTCGGGAGTGCTGCTCGCGTCGAACGTCCGTTTCACCGCGCTGCCCGGAAAGGGATCACCCGCGTCGCCCGAGTTGGTTTCCTGCTCCAGATGCCAGAGTCCGTCGGCCTGTTCGAGTGCGACCAGATAATGCCCGTTCGTCGTGTAGCCCGGATACCACTGGTTGTTGTTTCCGCTCTGCGTTTCGTCCACGTGGTAGATCATCAGTCCCTGCGACGGCAGCGCGGCGTCGTAGCCGACGCGGCGGCGATTTTCGACGAGAAAGAATTGGCTTCCCGTCGCGCCGTTCGTCCACAGTCGGTAGATCGTTGGAGTCGTCTCAATGGCCGGAATGGATGCGCCCATTGTATTGACCGTTACCACCGTCGGTATGGCCACGCCCATTTCCTGTCGGGACCACGCATCGGGGTGGGCGGGCGAACCGCCCCGTGTTCCGTTCCACGATCCCCCCGCCATCAAACTCCATTTACCGAGACCGTTCGAGTCATATCCGTAATCATACAAATCCGGCAAACCGAAAACGGAGTGGCCCATCTCATGGGCGTACACTCCACATGTCATGTCGCCCGCAGAAGACCAGTATTCCGGTTCCATCGAATAGACGTAGGCGTACACACCGTCCACGTACTGCGGGCTGCTCATCTGCCACTTGTGGGACCAGATGTCGTCGTCGCTGCCCGTCCATTCCGCTCCCTGTCCGGAGTGAATGATGAACAGCGCTTCAACGGATCCGTTGCCGTCGTTGTCGTAGTTCGCGAAATTCACGAAGGGATTGGCCAGCGCCACCGCGTCCTCGGCCAGCCGCTGCGCGTTGTGCGGATACGAACCGAAGCCGTTCTGGCCGTCCACGTAATATGCATAGGTCTGCGGTGCCCGCAGCCAGCCGAGCGCGCTGGGCATGTTCAGCGTGACCAGCGTCAGATTGCCATAGGTGATTTCGTCGTAGTAGTTGCGCAGCGTGCCGAACGACGTGCCATACAGCAAATTATCGAAGGAACCGGCCGCCGTCAGTGCGGTCTGATCGCTGAAGTCCACCAGAATCGCAATGACGTTGAAGTTCTCGTCCAGCGAACGGCCTCCCGCTCGCTCGCGGATCGCGTCCACCTGCGTGGGCGAGTTGACTCCCTGCGCGCGAAGCTCCGCTTCATGCTGGAGGAAATAGCACTGCCGCGCCGCAGCGTTCTGAAGGCGTTCGATCAGTTCCGGATGGGGCGGCATCGCCCGTGCGGGAACAATCGTCACTACCGCCGCCATCACCCATCCCAGCCACAGGAGGCGGCGTAAGGTTCTGGACTCATTCTGCAAAACTGTTTTCATCCGAGGCCTGTTCTTTCCTGTCTCTCTATTCTTTGCAGGACTCCCCGCCCGCGAACCGGGCGGGGAGTCTCAGATTTCGTTCATTTCAGTGCGTACGCCGGTGGAACACGAAAAACGTCTCTATTCGGTGGAAGCGCGAACCTGATAGAAGCGCTGCAAATCCGGTCCCGTTGCCGAATCCACCGTCAGCGACGTTCCGCTCGTGCTCTGCAGGAACGTGAACGGGCCGCTGGCCGCCGTGGCCGTGTACACGTTGTACATCGGCGCGCCCACGTTGGTCCAGGATAACACGATATCGTTGTTGACGCGGTAGATGACCACTTCCGGCGGATCCACCAGACTGTAGCCCCGCGCCCGGATCAGCCGGTTGCCGGGATACGCGTTGTCGCTGGTCAGTGTATCGTCCTCGCTGAACCACGTCTCCTCACACGGATCATAGAAGTACGAGCGGTGCGCCCGCGAGCCGTTGGCGTCGCGGCCGTAGGATTCGTACAACCCGACGGTTTCGTTGCCGACGGCGATGAAGAATTGGCTGGAATTGAGAATCAAGGGAGCGCCGAAATCGTCCTTGAGAATCACTTCCGCCCAGTTCGTACCGGGCGGCACTCCGCCGACGTCGTTGCCGATGGAGCCGGTCATCACGTCCTGAATCAGGGTTCCGGGTGTGCCGCCGGGGCCGTTGGCATCATAGACGTACACGTGGATCTGCGAATGGATCGTATCGGGCAAACTGCGCGAGGCCGCAAACCGCGCACCGCACAGCACGTACGGCGCAAGCACCGGCCCGAACTTCACGGCCCATTGGAAACCGATTCCGTCGTAACCGTCCGCCCACGAGAAGTATTCCGCCGAGCCGTCATCGTATCCGAGTTCGCTTGCGCAAATCTCATCCACGTCGAAAGTATAGAGACCGGCCGGAGCGTCGGCCGGCACGTAGGCCGGGAAACCCACGTTGTACACCGCCTTGACGTAGTATTCGTAGGAACCCACCGGAATCGCCGCCAGACTTGCGGCAAACTCGTCGGGATTGGCGGTTGCCGAGAGACTCAGCGAGTCGAAGATGCTGCCGCCCGCCGCGCGATAGAGCATCCGCACCGTCGTCACCGACGCTACCGGTGGACTATAGGCAATGGCGGTAATCGTTCCCGTTCCGGGAGCAAAGTCGTCGAGCGGATCATGATACATCAGAGGCGGCTGGCCGGCGAGGAAGAAGTTCGCGTTCGAGACGTCACTCACCGACGGTAGAACGACGCTGCTGATGCGGATGCGAGCCAGACCGGACGTCGGTCCGGTAGCCACCCAAAATTCCTGCCCGTCATCGGCGGTGCTGGCATACAGAGTCTCCCACGTTCCGCCGGGGTAGGTGCGATTGAGCTCGATTTTGACGTTGCCGGTCAAACCGGCCGACCCCCATTGAATGTTGTAACCGCTCCCGACATACCAGTATTCGCCGCCGTTCGGATTGCTCACCGTAATCGTCGGATCGGAAATCGTGAAGTTCGCATCGGATACGTCGTTAATGGTCGGCGTGCCCACGCTGCTCACGCGAATCCGCGCGCTGGCGGTGGTGGGGCCGCTGACCGTCCACGATTCGCTCCCGTCATTGGCGGTGGTTGCGAATAGCGTCTCCCACGTTCCACCCGAGTAGCTCCGGTTGATCTCGATCTTGACGTTGCCCGTGAAACCGCCCGAAGTCCAGGTGAAGTTCTGCGGCGATCCGATGTACCACGTTTCGCCGCCGTTGGGCGACTGGACTTGAACGAACGGACTGGCGATCGTAAAATCCGCATCCGAGGAATCGCGAATGCTGGGTACGCTTACGCTGCTCACGCGGACTCGCGCCTGCGTCGTGACCGCTCCCGACACCGTCCAAGCCTGAATCCCGTCATTGGCCGTGTTGGAGTACAACGACTCCCAGGTGCCGCCGCCGTTGCGGCTGAGGTGAATATTCACGTTGCCGGTAAAACCCGTACCCGTCCAGGTGATGTTGTGCGATTCGTTCGTGTACCACGTTTCGCCGCCGTTCGGAGAGGTTACCACAATTCCGCCGGCCGACAAAACGGCTTGATAGGCATTCACGCGGCCCCAGCCCATGTACTGATCCCATCCGGCGATATCTTCAGCGGGATCACCCACCAGGTCTTGCGCCGTGTTCTGAAGCACGGTTTGTACTTGGTCGGGCGTTAGGGAAGGATTGACCGACAGAATAAGCGCACACACTCCCGCGGCCACCGGACAAGCCCCCGAAGTACCGCCGAAACTCGAGTAATAGGCGCCGCTGGAGGAATAGCCCGCTCCGGCTCGCGAATCGTCCACCGTGTACTGATTGTTTCCGGGAGCCACCACGTCCAGCTGCGAGCCGTAGTTCGAACCCTGACCCGATCCCCAGTCACCGGGATCGCAGCGATAGTCGCTCTCGTTCGTAGCACCCACCGCGATCACCGTTGACTGCGTGGCCGGCCACTGCACCGAAGTGTTGTCGTTGCCCGAGGCGAACAGAATGGTCAATCCCGCGGCCTTGGCATTCGTGAGAGCGGTGTTCACCGAACTCGACGGTGTTCCTCCGCCCCACGAGTTCGACATCACGTCCGAGCTGTCCCGCGAGTAATTGATGCAGTTGACGATCCACGTGTTGGTCGTGTAGATCGAACTGCCGCCGATAATGTAGCCGATCCGCGTTCCCAGCACGTGGCAATTGTAGCCCACTCCGGCCACGCCCTGCGAGTTGTTGGTTTCGGCTGCCGCGATGCCCGCGCAGCATGTGCCGTGACCGTCTCCTTGATAGCTGGTCGCCGGAGTCGGATCGTTGTCACTGTCCACCGCGTCATAGCCGGCCTCGATGTGATCGTTGAGATCCACGTGAGCGATTTGCACGCCCACGTCGCAGATGGAAATGACAATCGAGGAGTTGCCGGTGGTGATGTTCCACGCTTCGGGAGCGTCAATATCGTGATCCCCCGCCTGATTCAGATACCACTGGCTGCCGAAGTAGGTGTCGTTGGTGTTGAGACGAACGGTGCGAATCCAGTCGGGTTCCGCCCATTCCACGGCGGATTCCAAAGCGAGGGCGTTGCACGCGTCCAGCGTCGCCCGACCCTTCGATCGTTCGGCGTAGACCACTCCCGCGGCCCAATCATCGCACGATTTAATGAGCGAAAATCCGTGTTTGCCCAGAATCCGCGCGATTTCGTCGGCACCGGTGGTTTTCTCGAACTGCACGCACACCTTCCGCGTCGGAATGTGTTCCTGGCGATCATAGATCAGAACCGGTCCCGCCCAGTCCACCGCGGACGACGACTCCAGCGCGGACAGCGCGGCATACACCTCCGATTCGGTCGCGTTCGCTTTCAGATTCAGCAGCGACATACCCAGCGGTTCTTCCACTTGCCGAACGGCGGGAGCGCCGATATTCGACAACGCCGCCAAGAGCACGGTCTGGTCCGCAGCGGTCGCCGTCGAGGCGAAACCCACCGCGATTCGCGAGCGATCCAAATCAAAATGGTAGGTTTCTCCGTCCACCACCACCTTGTTGTCCGCGGCAAAGACCGCCGTTCCGATCATCAGGGCCATGACCGCCACCCCTATCCATACCCGACCACAACAACGTTTCATCACTCCTCCATTCATACAGTTTCTTTGCGCCCTCGAGAAACGTTCAACCGCAACCCGCAAGCCAGCCGCCTCATCGCTCCATTGCTGCCGTTGTCCCGGTCCCCGCCAAATAGACGTGAAAGTCCCCTTTGGCGACCGGAAATCGGATCGAAAGCGGCGAAATTTGCACCTTAACTATTAAATATACGCCATGCAAGACGGGAATGCAATACGGTCGGGCCACAAGATTGCATTCCATTCTGTGCAGATCGTGTGGGTCAATAATAATTCAATGATGTTGACCCATTTTCCAGAGGCCCGAAGAAAGAGCATGCGCGCCTCACCATAGCAACTATCAATGCCGCCTATGCCCCAACCCCCAAATTTCCCGTAACAAACGCAAGGGCATAGGTATTGCAATCGAGCACGGGAAACACGGCATCGTTCCGAAAGCAGGGAGAGCTAACCGTTGGAACAACAAAGAATGGATCCTGAGCGCATCCGTGTCCTCCGCCAGCGACTGCGGCTGACGCAGGAAGACTTTGCCCATCTCATTGGAGTGACCTTCTCGACCGTAAATCGTTGGGAGAACGGGAAGTCCACCCCCAACCGCATCGCCCACCGGCTGTTGGCCGGTCTGGAAAAGAAGGTCAAGACTCAAACCCAGTAGAGACCTGATGTCCAGTACCTCCTGTCGCACCGATAGTCGGACCGGTTCCCCTTGGCGAGACTCCAGTTTCGTCGCGTTTGTCGTGGCGGACGGTGACTACGCCGTGAACGTCGGCGAAGTCCACGGAATCTATCGAGGCCTTCCCGTCGTGCCCGATCCGGATGGGCCTCAATTCATGGAAGGGTCGGTGCAATTCAGCGGACGACGAATCCCGGTGCTGAACCTCCGCCGATTCGCCAGCCTTGCGGAAAATAATTCGGACCCATCGGCCCGCTGGATTCTCATGGTGAGTGACGGGGCGAGTCCGGTCGGTCTTGTCGTGGACCGCGTTACCGAAGTTGTTCGAATCGAACCGGAAAATTTGCGACCTGCATCCGATACAGTTCAGTGCCCGGTGGGTGACTATGTTGCCGCCATCGCCAGCCACCGCGGAAAATCTATCTTTGTACCCGATTTCAACCGTCTGGTTCATGATGCCATCTATCCCTAAGCCAAGTGACCCTCCGGAGGAAACGGCCGCCTCGACCACGGAACCCGAGCTGATGGCCGCCGATCCCCAACGCTTTGAAGAAGTCAAGGCGCACGTGCTCGCCAGCGGCGATCTGCCGACTCTGCCCGCCGTCGCCTTCGAG
This window harbors:
- a CDS encoding M6 family metalloprotease domain-containing protein; this encodes MKTVLQNESRTLRRLLWLGWVMAAVVTIVPARAMPPHPELIERLQNAAARQCYFLQHEAELRAQGVNSPTQVDAIRERAGGRSLDENFNVIAILVDFSDQTALTAAGSFDNLLYGTSFGTLRNYYDEITYGNLTLVTLNMPSALGWLRAPQTYAYYVDGQNGFGSYPHNAQRLAEDAVALANPFVNFANYDNDGNGSVEALFIIHSGQGAEWTGSDDDIWSHKWQMSSPQYVDGVYAYVYSMEPEYWSSAGDMTCGVYAHEMGHSVFGLPDLYDYGYDSNGLGKWSLMAGGSWNGTRGGSPAHPDAWSRQEMGVAIPTVVTVNTMGASIPAIETTPTIYRLWTNGATGSQFFLVENRRRVGYDAALPSQGLMIYHVDETQSGNNNQWYPGYTTNGHYLVALEQADGLWHLEQETNSGDAGDPFPGSAVKRTFDASSTPDSRDYNFNDTQVAVRNISNSASTMTADLYVIVTPYLTVNAPDGGETWYTGNSQNITWASAGFSGNVKIELNRGYPGTTWETLFANTANDGIQAWTVSGGVSTQARVRVTSLSVPSVGDTSGGNFTIAAPFINITSPLGGGIWFVGQTRTITWTSAGFTSNVAIHLNRNYPSGAWETLQASTANDGSEVWAVTGPVSSLARIRIRSVNDTSISGLTSGNFAVADPFVTLLVPNGGERWDAGSAQQIVWSSGGFTGNVRIEINRSYPGGTWEELYASAANDDNELWTVIGPPTPLARMRISSVEVPALTDISNANFTITSAPPRLFHDALADFEPGAGTVTAITYSPYAFLTISAVKMFYRETGGTFFDSLELTATGNPDEYAANLGLIPNGSYEYYVQSVDHVGLSTKVPAAAPGSLYSFDVGEVCGTEIGYDDGTAERFNHSNELNGTFFRWAVKFGPLPVPYVLCGLRFAAARTIPDTLHTPVRVYVYAADGFGGLPGTLLHDEITGSIGNRIGGLPAQTTWAQVLLKDDLGGLLVVNDSEFYVGVGNLETGKYEAFGRDTDGASAERSVFYDPCVAQWFSEEDTLASNNAYPGNRMIRISGYALVPPEVTIYRVADAIELRWSDTGAPLYHVYAAATADGLYELVDSTTDTMYSIPDIAGLPAYYFFRIVSATE
- a CDS encoding S8 family serine peptidase, translated to MKRCCGRVWIGVAVMALMIGTAVFAADNKVVVDGETYHFDLDRSRIAVGFASTATAADQTVLLAALSNIGAPAVRQVEEPLGMSLLNLKANATESEVYAALSALESSSAVDWAGPVLIYDRQEHIPTRKVCVQFEKTTGADEIARILGKHGFSLIKSCDDWAAGVVYAERSKGRATLDACNALALESAVEWAEPDWIRTVRLNTNDTYFGSQWYLNQAGDHDIDAPEAWNITTGNSSIVISICDVGVQIAHVDLNDHIEAGYDAVDSDNDPTPATSYQGDGHGTCCAGIAAAETNNSQGVAGVGYNCHVLGTRIGYIIGGSSIYTTNTWIVNCINYSRDSSDVMSNSWGGGTPSSSVNTALTNAKAAGLTILFASGNDNTSVQWPATQSTVIAVGATNESDYRCDPGDWGSGQGSNYGSQLDVVAPGNNQYTVDDSRAGAGYSSSGAYYSSFGGTSGACPVAAGVCALILSVNPSLTPDQVQTVLQNTAQDLVGDPAEDIAGWDQYMGWGRVNAYQAVLSAGGIVVTSPNGGETWYTNESHNITWTGTGFTGNVNIHLSRNGGGTWESLYSNTANDGIQAWTVSGAVTTQARVRVSSVSVPSIRDSSDADFTIASPFVQVQSPNGGETWYIGSPQNFTWTSGGFTGNVKIEINRSYSGGTWETLFATTANDGSESWTVSGPTTASARIRVSSVGTPTINDVSDANFTISDPTITVSNPNGGEYWYVGSGYNIQWGSAGLTGNVKIELNRTYPGGTWETLYASTADDGQEFWVATGPTSGLARIRISSVVLPSVSDVSNANFFLAGQPPLMYHDPLDDFAPGTGTITAIAYSPPVASVTTVRMLYRAAGGSIFDSLSLSATANPDEFAASLAAIPVGSYEYYVKAVYNVGFPAYVPADAPAGLYTFDVDEICASELGYDDGSAEYFSWADGYDGIGFQWAVKFGPVLAPYVLCGARFAASRSLPDTIHSQIHVYVYDANGPGGTPGTLIQDVMTGSIGNDVGGVPPGTNWAEVILKDDFGAPLILNSSQFFIAVGNETVGLYESYGRDANGSRAHRSYFYDPCEETWFSEDDTLTSDNAYPGNRLIRARGYSLVDPPEVVIYRVNNDIVLSWTNVGAPMYNVYTATAASGPFTFLQSTSGTSLTVDSATGPDLQRFYQVRASTE
- a CDS encoding helix-turn-helix domain-containing protein codes for the protein MDPERIRVLRQRLRLTQEDFAHLIGVTFSTVNRWENGKSTPNRIAHRLLAGLEKKVKTQTQ
- a CDS encoding chemotaxis protein CheW; the protein is MSSTSCRTDSRTGSPWRDSSFVAFVVADGDYAVNVGEVHGIYRGLPVVPDPDGPQFMEGSVQFSGRRIPVLNLRRFASLAENNSDPSARWILMVSDGASPVGLVVDRVTEVVRIEPENLRPASDTVQCPVGDYVAAIASHRGKSIFVPDFNRLVHDAIYP